In Brachypodium distachyon strain Bd21 chromosome 2, Brachypodium_distachyon_v3.0, whole genome shotgun sequence, one genomic interval encodes:
- the LOC100845083 gene encoding uncharacterized protein LOC100845083, whose protein sequence is MALSLSTSFLPTPAAAAARTTTRNLRSLVPSQRMRCSMRKKGLHPEIFEDAKVYCNGELVLVTGGTKPEYTVDVWSGNHPYYVGDSSALVVMDSQIEKFRKKWGHVKEYWTKEQWLEMHPDGDPEFEPEDDETRK, encoded by the exons ATGGcgctctccctctccaccTCCTTTCTCCCgaccccggccgccgccgccgcgagaaCCACAACCCGCAACCTCCGCTCCCTCGTCCCCTCTCAG AGGATGAGGTGCTCGATGCGGAAGAAAGGGCTGCACCCGGAGATCTTCGAGGACGCGAAGGTGTACTGCAACGGTGAGCTGGTGCTGGTGACGGGGGGGACGAAGCCGGAGTACACGGTGGACGTGTGGTCGGGGAACCACCCCTACTACGTCGGCGACTCCTCTGCGCTGGTCGTCATGGACAGCCAGATCGAGAAGTTCCGCAAGAAGTGGGGGCACGTCAAGGAGTACTGGACCAAGGAGCAGTGGCTGGAGATGCACCCCGACGGCGACCCGGAGTTCGAGCCCGAGGACGACGAGACCCGCAAATGA